One Doryrhamphus excisus isolate RoL2022-K1 chromosome 17, RoL_Dexc_1.0, whole genome shotgun sequence genomic region harbors:
- the LOC131105428 gene encoding uncharacterized protein LOC131105428: protein MSKDAAIKESDQLTEENYYLQRRQKIQEMKEENINVYPHKFFMTHSTKKIVEKYKVAQKSVQTEDKVSVAGRIMSIRDLGSIIFMNLLYDGVTLQIVCSSTCQEKKEGFSNIKRGDIVGLTGVVGWTKTGQLSVFTEDITVLSPCVRTLPSEYYGLKASETIYRKRYLDLVMNSESRQRFLTKSKIYNYLRNYLNERDFIEVETPMMNQIAGGAAANPFVTYHNDLKMNLYMRVSPELYLKELIVGGMERVYEIGRQFRNEGIDLTHNPEFTSCEFYMAYADYNDLMDMTEEFLRGLVKSLFDGNTQVLYHPEKRENRPDPVTIDFGPSFRRIDMHFEALSKATGIELTGENVESKHQELCEYLDKNSFVCEEPRTLARVLDKLVGEYIEPDCINPTFIINQPVIMSPLSKVHRSKPGLTERFELFVNGKEIVNAYTELNDPAEQRLRFLEQLKDIEAGDTEAMEMDEDFCVALEYGLPPTGGWGIGLDRLTMYLTNAANIKDVLFFPAMKPEN from the coding sequence ATGTCAAAAGATGCTGCGATCAAAGAATCAGATCAGTTAACagaagaaaattattatttgcaaCGTAGACAGAAGATACAAGAAATGAAAGAGGAAAATATCAATGTTTATCCTCATAAGTTTTTTATGACTCATTCTACTAagaaaattgttgaaaaatataagGTGGCTCAAAAAAGTGTGCAAACTGAGGATAAAGTCTCTGTTGCTGGTAGGATTATGTCAATAAGAGATCTCGgttctattatttttatgaatctTCTTTATGATGGTGTGACTTTGCAAATTGTTTGTTCTTCGacttgtcaagaaaaaaaagaaggattTTCTAATATAAAACGTGGTGATATTGTTGGTTTAACAGGTGTTGTTGGTTGGACAAAGACTGGACAGCTCAGTGTTTTTACTGAAGATATTACGGTTCTTTCACCATGTGTTCGAACATTACCAAGTGAATATTACGGTTTAAAGGCATCAGAAACAATTTATAGAAAAAGATATTTAGATTTGGTGATGAACTCTGAATCTAGACAGAGATTTCTTACTAAAAGTAAAATTTATAACTATTTAAGAAATTATTTGAATGAGAGAGATTTTATAGAGGTGGAAACACCGATGATGAATCAGATTGCCGGCGGTGCAGCTGCAAATCCTTTTGTGACATATCATAATGATTTAAAGATGAATCTTTACATGCGTGTCAGTCCAGAATTGTATTTGAAGGAGCTTATTGTTGGTGGAATGGAACGAGTGTATGAAATCGGCCGACAATTCAGAAATGAGGGTATCGATCTTACACATAATCCAGAATTCACATCATGTGAGTTTTATATGGCATATGCTGATTATAACGATCTTATGGATATGACTGAAGAATTTTTGCGTGGATTGGTAAAGAGTTTGTTTGATGGAAATACTCAGGTGCTATACCATCCAGAAAAGAGAGAAAACAGACCTGATCCTGTTACAATCGATTTTGGTCCTTCTTTTAGACGAATTGACATGCACTTTGAGGCACTTTCAAAGGCCACTGGCATTGAATTGACAGGTGAAAATGTTGAATCTAAGCATCAAGAATTGTGTGAATATCTTGATAAAAATTCTTTTGTCTGTGAGGAACCACGAACACTTGCAAGAGTTCTTGACAAACTTGTAGGTGAATACATAGAACCAGATTGCATCAATCCTACATTTATAATCAACCAACCTGTTATAATGTCTCCTTTATCAAAGGTGCACCGATCTAAACCAGGTTTGACTGAAAGATTTGAGTTATTTGTAAATGGAAAGGAAATCGTAAATGCCTATACGGAATTGAACGATCCTGCAGAGCAACGCCTAAGATTTTTAGAACAACTTAAGGACATAGAGGCTGGTGACACAGAGGCAATGGAAATGGATGAAGATTTTTGTGTCGCACTCGAATACGGTCTGCCACCTACCGGAGGATGGGGAATCGGTCTTGATAGATTAACAATGTACCTTACAAATGCTGCTAACATTAAGGATGTGCTATTCTTCCCAGCGATGAAACCTGAGAATTAa
- the LOC131105664 gene encoding palmitoyltransferase ZDHHC20-like, translating into MKGRHALPVRLFYSALSVTYPVITIYSYFVFVGKYCIQAQAFDRVLILLYFLIFHLFLIFNLIFYMRILGIDDTSTANRFKGKGVDKKYLEKTFFNPFIYQEIESKKRKMLKKCDCCQTYKPPRAHHCTICKKCFLKFDHHCIFLGVCIAFYNYKFFYLFLVTSIIYDVFVITLLMITLVGDPSLNTNPKVHFIIAISLLAMVLVFCVPKLIKHSFTISRNETTTESIALDAFYEGDQGFVYIFQEGLLVTQEEVFDRPVMNPYNLGLTDNWLQIFGNEWTTWLLPISTTPGDGINFPKR; encoded by the coding sequence ATGAAGGGACGCCACGCCCTGCCTGTCCGATTGTTCTACTCTGCACTGTCAGTCACTTACCCTGTCATAACAATTTATTCATATTTCGTATTTGTAGGGAAATATTGCATACAGGCCCAGGCATTCGACAGAGTGTTAATATTGTTATACTTTCTTatctttcatttatttcttaTATTCAATCTGATATTTTATATGAGAATATTAGGAATCGATGACACCTCCACTGCTAATAGATTCAAAGGAAAAGGGGTggataaaaaatatttggaaaaaacgttCTTTAATCCTTTTATCTATCAGGAAATAGagtcaaaaaaaagaaaaatgttaaaaaaatgtgattgttgTCAGACTTATAAACCACCAAGGGCCCATCATTGCACGATctgtaaaaaatgtttcttaAAATTTGATCATCATTGCATATTTTTAGGTGTTTGTATtgctttttataattataagttcttttatttatttttggttacTTCTATTatttatgatgtttttgttataacATTGCTAATGATAACATTGGTGGGTGATCCTTCTTTAAATACCAATCCCAAGGTGCATTTTATCATAGCTATATCTTTATTAGCAATGGTACTGGTATTTTGTGTACCAAAACTTATAAAACACTCTTTTACCATTTCAAGAAATGAAACAACCACTGAGTCAATAGCATTGGATGCATTTTATGAGGGTGATCAAggatttgtgtatatttttcaagAAGGGCTGTTGGTCACACAAGAGGAGGTATTCGACAGACCGGTGATGAATCCTTATAATTTAGGATTGACGGATAATTGGTTGCAAATATTCGGTAATGAATGGACAACCTGGCTGTTGCCTATCAGTACAACACCTGGGGATGGAATAAACTTTCCAAAGAGGTAA